A genome region from Scleropages formosus chromosome 6, fSclFor1.1, whole genome shotgun sequence includes the following:
- the tpm2 gene encoding tropomyosin beta chain isoform X9, which translates to MEAIKKKMQMLKLDKENAIDRAEQAEADKKGAEDKCKQLEEELLGLQKKLKGVEDELDKYSESLKDAQEKLEQAEKKATDAEAEVASLNRRIQLVEEELDRAQERLATALQKLEEAEKAADESERGMKVIENRATKDEEKMELQEMQLKEAKHIAEEADRKYEEVARKLVILEGDLERSEERAEVAEAKSGDLEEELKNVTNNLKSLEAQAEKYSQKEDKYEEEIRVLTEKLKEAETRAEFAERSVAKLEKTIDDLEDRFHKEVEKNRILSNELRVVLSELNG; encoded by the exons ATGGAGGCCATCAAGAAGAAGATGCAGATGCTGAAGCTGGACAAGGAGAACGCGATCGACCGCGCCGAGCAAGCCGAGGCGGACAAGAAGGGCGCCGAGGACAAGTGCAAACAG CTagaggaggagctgctgggCTTGCAGAAGAAGCTGAAGGGTGTGGAGGATGAGCTGGACAAGTATTCGGAGTCCCTGAAGGATGCGcaggagaagctggagcagGCCGAGAAGAAGGCCACCGAC GCAGAGGCTGAGGTGGCCTCCCTGAACCGCCGCATCcagctggtggaggaggagtTGGACCGTGCCCAGGAGAGGCTGGCCACCGCGCtgcagaagctggaggaggccGAGAAGGCGGCTGATGAGAGCGAGAG AGGCATGAAGGTCATTGAGAACAGGGCAACCAAGGACGAGGAGAAGATGGAGCTCCAGGAGATGCAGCTGAAGGAGGCCAAACACATCGCTGAGGAGGCTGACCGCAAATATGAAGAG GTGGCACGCAAGCTGGTCATCCTGGAGGGCGATCTGGAACGTTCCGAGGAGCGTGCAGAGGTGGCCGAAGC TAAATCTGGTGACCTTGAGGAAGAGTTGAAAAATGTTACCAACAACTTGAAGTCTCTGGAGGCCCAGGCCGAGAAG TATTCACAAAAGGAGGATAAATATGAAGAAGAAATCAGAGTCcttactgaaaaactgaaagag gctGAAACCCGTGCTGAGTTTGCTGAAAGATCTGTTGCCAAACTTGAGAAGACTATTGATGACTTAGAAG ACCGATTCCACAAGGAGGTGGAGAAAAACCGAATCCTCAGTAACGAGCTGAGGGTCGTGCTCAGTGAGCTCAACGGCTGA
- the tpm2 gene encoding tropomyosin beta chain isoform X4 has protein sequence MEAIKKKMQMLKLDKENAIDRAEQAEADKKGAEDKCKQLEEELLGLQKKLKGVEDELDKYSESLKDAQEKLEQAEKKATDAEAEVASLNRRIQLVEEELDRAQERLATALQKLEEAEKAADESERGMKVIENRATKDEEKMELQEMQLKEAKHIAEEADRKYEEVARKLVILEGDLERSEERAEVAEARIRQLEEELRVMDQNLKSLMSTEEEYSQKEDKYEEEIRVLTEKLKEAETRAEFAERSVAKLEKTIDDLEEKLAQGKEENVRLHQVLDQTLQELNNL, from the exons ATGGAGGCCATCAAGAAGAAGATGCAGATGCTGAAGCTGGACAAGGAGAACGCGATCGACCGCGCCGAGCAAGCCGAGGCGGACAAGAAGGGCGCCGAGGACAAGTGCAAACAG CTagaggaggagctgctgggCTTGCAGAAGAAGCTGAAGGGTGTGGAGGATGAGCTGGACAAGTATTCGGAGTCCCTGAAGGATGCGcaggagaagctggagcagGCCGAGAAGAAGGCCACCGAC GCAGAGGCTGAGGTGGCCTCCCTGAACCGCCGCATCcagctggtggaggaggagtTGGACCGTGCCCAGGAGAGGCTGGCCACCGCGCtgcagaagctggaggaggccGAGAAGGCGGCTGATGAGAGCGAGAG AGGCATGAAGGTCATTGAGAACAGGGCAACCAAGGACGAGGAGAAGATGGAGCTCCAGGAGATGCAGCTGAAGGAGGCCAAACACATCGCTGAGGAGGCTGACCGCAAATATGAAGAG GTGGCACGCAAGCTGGTCATCCTGGAGGGCGATCTGGAACGTTCCGAGGAGCGTGCAGAGGTGGCCGAAGC TCGAATCAGGCAGCTGGAGGAAGAGCTTAGAGTAATGGACCAGAATCTGAAATCCCTGATGTCCACAGAGGAAGAG TATTCACAAAAGGAGGATAAATATGAAGAAGAAATCAGAGTCcttactgaaaaactgaaagag gctGAAACCCGTGCTGAGTTTGCTGAAAGATCTGTTGCCAAACTTGAGAAGACTATTGATGACTTAGAAG AGAAACTGGCCCAAGGTAAAGAGGAGAACGTACGATTACACCAGGTGTTGGACCAGACCCTGCAGGAACTAAACAATTTATAA
- the tpm2 gene encoding tropomyosin beta chain isoform X7: protein MAGVTSIEAVKRKIQMLQQAADDAEERAEVLQREADEERQARERAEAEVASLNRRIQLVEEELDRAQERLATALQKLEEAEKAADESERGMKVIENRATKDEEKMELQEMQLKEAKHIAEEADRKYEEVARKLVILEGDLERSEERAEVAEAKSGDLEEELKNVTNNLKSLEAQAEKYSQKEDKYEEEIRVLTEKLKEAETRAEFAERSVAKLEKTIDDLEEKLAQGKEENVRLHQVLDQTLQELNNL from the exons ATGGCCGGAGTGACGTCCATCGAGGCGGTGAAGCGGAAGATCCAGATGCTGCAGCAGGCGGCGGATGATGCGGAGGAGCGGGCCGAGGTGCTGCAGAGGGAGGCGGACGAGGAGAGGCAGGCCAGGGAGCGG GCAGAGGCTGAGGTGGCCTCCCTGAACCGCCGCATCcagctggtggaggaggagtTGGACCGTGCCCAGGAGAGGCTGGCCACCGCGCtgcagaagctggaggaggccGAGAAGGCGGCTGATGAGAGCGAGAG AGGCATGAAGGTCATTGAGAACAGGGCAACCAAGGACGAGGAGAAGATGGAGCTCCAGGAGATGCAGCTGAAGGAGGCCAAACACATCGCTGAGGAGGCTGACCGCAAATATGAAGAG GTGGCACGCAAGCTGGTCATCCTGGAGGGCGATCTGGAACGTTCCGAGGAGCGTGCAGAGGTGGCCGAAGC TAAATCTGGTGACCTTGAGGAAGAGTTGAAAAATGTTACCAACAACTTGAAGTCTCTGGAGGCCCAGGCCGAGAAG TATTCACAAAAGGAGGATAAATATGAAGAAGAAATCAGAGTCcttactgaaaaactgaaagag gctGAAACCCGTGCTGAGTTTGCTGAAAGATCTGTTGCCAAACTTGAGAAGACTATTGATGACTTAGAAG AGAAACTGGCCCAAGGTAAAGAGGAGAACGTACGATTACACCAGGTGTTGGACCAGACCCTGCAGGAACTAAACAATTTATAA
- the tpm2 gene encoding tropomyosin beta chain isoform X5 yields the protein MAGVTSIEAVKRKIQMLQQAADDAEERAEVLQREADEERQARERAEAEVASLNRRIQLVEEELDRAQERLATALQKLEEAEKAADESERGMKVIENRATKDEEKMELQEMQLKEAKHIAEEADRKYEEVARKLVILEGDLERSEERAEVAEAKSGDLEEELKNVTNNLKSLEAQAEKYSQKEDKYEEEIRVLTEKLKEAETRAEFAERSVAKLEKTIDDLEDEVYSQKLKGKALSEELDLALNDMTTL from the exons ATGGCCGGAGTGACGTCCATCGAGGCGGTGAAGCGGAAGATCCAGATGCTGCAGCAGGCGGCGGATGATGCGGAGGAGCGGGCCGAGGTGCTGCAGAGGGAGGCGGACGAGGAGAGGCAGGCCAGGGAGCGG GCAGAGGCTGAGGTGGCCTCCCTGAACCGCCGCATCcagctggtggaggaggagtTGGACCGTGCCCAGGAGAGGCTGGCCACCGCGCtgcagaagctggaggaggccGAGAAGGCGGCTGATGAGAGCGAGAG AGGCATGAAGGTCATTGAGAACAGGGCAACCAAGGACGAGGAGAAGATGGAGCTCCAGGAGATGCAGCTGAAGGAGGCCAAACACATCGCTGAGGAGGCTGACCGCAAATATGAAGAG GTGGCACGCAAGCTGGTCATCCTGGAGGGCGATCTGGAACGTTCCGAGGAGCGTGCAGAGGTGGCCGAAGC TAAATCTGGTGACCTTGAGGAAGAGTTGAAAAATGTTACCAACAACTTGAAGTCTCTGGAGGCCCAGGCCGAGAAG TATTCACAAAAGGAGGATAAATATGAAGAAGAAATCAGAGTCcttactgaaaaactgaaagag gctGAAACCCGTGCTGAGTTTGCTGAAAGATCTGTTGCCAAACTTGAGAAGACTATTGATGACTTAGAAG ATGAAGTGTACTCTCAGAAGCTGAAGGGCAAAGCTCTCAGCGAAGAGCTGGACCTTGCGCTCAATGACATGACCACACTGTAG
- the tpm2 gene encoding tropomyosin beta chain isoform X10 — MAGVTSIEAVKRKIQMLQQAADDAEERAEVLQREADEERQARERAEAEVASLNRRIQLVEEELDRAQERLATALQKLEEAEKAADESERGMKVIENRATKDEEKMELQEMQLKEAKHIAEEADRKYEEVARKLVILEGDLERSEERAEVAEARIRQLEEELRVMDQNLKSLMSTEEEYSQKEDKYEEEIRVLTEKLKEAETRAEFAERSVAKLEKTIDDLEDRFHKEVEKNRILSNELRVVLSELNG; from the exons ATGGCCGGAGTGACGTCCATCGAGGCGGTGAAGCGGAAGATCCAGATGCTGCAGCAGGCGGCGGATGATGCGGAGGAGCGGGCCGAGGTGCTGCAGAGGGAGGCGGACGAGGAGAGGCAGGCCAGGGAGCGG GCAGAGGCTGAGGTGGCCTCCCTGAACCGCCGCATCcagctggtggaggaggagtTGGACCGTGCCCAGGAGAGGCTGGCCACCGCGCtgcagaagctggaggaggccGAGAAGGCGGCTGATGAGAGCGAGAG AGGCATGAAGGTCATTGAGAACAGGGCAACCAAGGACGAGGAGAAGATGGAGCTCCAGGAGATGCAGCTGAAGGAGGCCAAACACATCGCTGAGGAGGCTGACCGCAAATATGAAGAG GTGGCACGCAAGCTGGTCATCCTGGAGGGCGATCTGGAACGTTCCGAGGAGCGTGCAGAGGTGGCCGAAGC TCGAATCAGGCAGCTGGAGGAAGAGCTTAGAGTAATGGACCAGAATCTGAAATCCCTGATGTCCACAGAGGAAGAG TATTCACAAAAGGAGGATAAATATGAAGAAGAAATCAGAGTCcttactgaaaaactgaaagag gctGAAACCCGTGCTGAGTTTGCTGAAAGATCTGTTGCCAAACTTGAGAAGACTATTGATGACTTAGAAG ACCGATTCCACAAGGAGGTGGAGAAAAACCGAATCCTCAGTAACGAGCTGAGGGTCGTGCTCAGTGAGCTCAACGGCTGA
- the tpm2 gene encoding tropomyosin beta chain isoform X3, with protein sequence MEAIKKKMQMLKLDKENAIDRAEQAEADKKGAEDKCKQLEEELLGLQKKLKGVEDELDKYSESLKDAQEKLEQAEKKATDAEAEVASLNRRIQLVEEELDRAQERLATALQKLEEAEKAADESERGMKVIENRATKDEEKMELQEMQLKEAKHIAEEADRKYEEVARKLVILEGDLERSEERAEVAEAKSGDLEEELKNVTNNLKSLEAQAEKYSQKEDKYEEEIRVLTEKLKEAETRAEFAERSVAKLEKTIDDLEEKLAQGKEENVRLHQVLDQTLQELNNL encoded by the exons ATGGAGGCCATCAAGAAGAAGATGCAGATGCTGAAGCTGGACAAGGAGAACGCGATCGACCGCGCCGAGCAAGCCGAGGCGGACAAGAAGGGCGCCGAGGACAAGTGCAAACAG CTagaggaggagctgctgggCTTGCAGAAGAAGCTGAAGGGTGTGGAGGATGAGCTGGACAAGTATTCGGAGTCCCTGAAGGATGCGcaggagaagctggagcagGCCGAGAAGAAGGCCACCGAC GCAGAGGCTGAGGTGGCCTCCCTGAACCGCCGCATCcagctggtggaggaggagtTGGACCGTGCCCAGGAGAGGCTGGCCACCGCGCtgcagaagctggaggaggccGAGAAGGCGGCTGATGAGAGCGAGAG AGGCATGAAGGTCATTGAGAACAGGGCAACCAAGGACGAGGAGAAGATGGAGCTCCAGGAGATGCAGCTGAAGGAGGCCAAACACATCGCTGAGGAGGCTGACCGCAAATATGAAGAG GTGGCACGCAAGCTGGTCATCCTGGAGGGCGATCTGGAACGTTCCGAGGAGCGTGCAGAGGTGGCCGAAGC TAAATCTGGTGACCTTGAGGAAGAGTTGAAAAATGTTACCAACAACTTGAAGTCTCTGGAGGCCCAGGCCGAGAAG TATTCACAAAAGGAGGATAAATATGAAGAAGAAATCAGAGTCcttactgaaaaactgaaagag gctGAAACCCGTGCTGAGTTTGCTGAAAGATCTGTTGCCAAACTTGAGAAGACTATTGATGACTTAGAAG AGAAACTGGCCCAAGGTAAAGAGGAGAACGTACGATTACACCAGGTGTTGGACCAGACCCTGCAGGAACTAAACAATTTATAA
- the tpm2 gene encoding tropomyosin beta chain isoform X2, giving the protein MEAIKKKMQMLKLDKENAIDRAEQAEADKKGAEDKCKQLEEELLGLQKKLKGVEDELDKYSESLKDAQEKLEQAEKKATDAEAEVASLNRRIQLVEEELDRAQERLATALQKLEEAEKAADESERGMKVIENRATKDEEKMELQEMQLKEAKHIAEEADRKYEEVARKLVILEGDLERSEERAEVAEARIRQLEEELRVMDQNLKSLMSTEEEYSQKEDKYEEEIRVLTEKLKEAETRAEFAERSVAKLEKTIDDLEDEVYSQKLKGKALSEELDLALNDMTTL; this is encoded by the exons ATGGAGGCCATCAAGAAGAAGATGCAGATGCTGAAGCTGGACAAGGAGAACGCGATCGACCGCGCCGAGCAAGCCGAGGCGGACAAGAAGGGCGCCGAGGACAAGTGCAAACAG CTagaggaggagctgctgggCTTGCAGAAGAAGCTGAAGGGTGTGGAGGATGAGCTGGACAAGTATTCGGAGTCCCTGAAGGATGCGcaggagaagctggagcagGCCGAGAAGAAGGCCACCGAC GCAGAGGCTGAGGTGGCCTCCCTGAACCGCCGCATCcagctggtggaggaggagtTGGACCGTGCCCAGGAGAGGCTGGCCACCGCGCtgcagaagctggaggaggccGAGAAGGCGGCTGATGAGAGCGAGAG AGGCATGAAGGTCATTGAGAACAGGGCAACCAAGGACGAGGAGAAGATGGAGCTCCAGGAGATGCAGCTGAAGGAGGCCAAACACATCGCTGAGGAGGCTGACCGCAAATATGAAGAG GTGGCACGCAAGCTGGTCATCCTGGAGGGCGATCTGGAACGTTCCGAGGAGCGTGCAGAGGTGGCCGAAGC TCGAATCAGGCAGCTGGAGGAAGAGCTTAGAGTAATGGACCAGAATCTGAAATCCCTGATGTCCACAGAGGAAGAG TATTCACAAAAGGAGGATAAATATGAAGAAGAAATCAGAGTCcttactgaaaaactgaaagag gctGAAACCCGTGCTGAGTTTGCTGAAAGATCTGTTGCCAAACTTGAGAAGACTATTGATGACTTAGAAG ATGAAGTGTACTCTCAGAAGCTGAAGGGCAAAGCTCTCAGCGAAGAGCTGGACCTTGCGCTCAATGACATGACCACACTGTAG
- the tpm2 gene encoding tropomyosin beta chain isoform X6, translated as MAGVTSIEAVKRKIQMLQQAADDAEERAEVLQREADEERQARERAEAEVASLNRRIQLVEEELDRAQERLATALQKLEEAEKAADESERGMKVIENRATKDEEKMELQEMQLKEAKHIAEEADRKYEEVARKLVILEGDLERSEERAEVAEARIRQLEEELRVMDQNLKSLMSTEEEYSQKEDKYEEEIRVLTEKLKEAETRAEFAERSVAKLEKTIDDLEDEVYSQKLKGKALSEELDLALNDMTTL; from the exons ATGGCCGGAGTGACGTCCATCGAGGCGGTGAAGCGGAAGATCCAGATGCTGCAGCAGGCGGCGGATGATGCGGAGGAGCGGGCCGAGGTGCTGCAGAGGGAGGCGGACGAGGAGAGGCAGGCCAGGGAGCGG GCAGAGGCTGAGGTGGCCTCCCTGAACCGCCGCATCcagctggtggaggaggagtTGGACCGTGCCCAGGAGAGGCTGGCCACCGCGCtgcagaagctggaggaggccGAGAAGGCGGCTGATGAGAGCGAGAG AGGCATGAAGGTCATTGAGAACAGGGCAACCAAGGACGAGGAGAAGATGGAGCTCCAGGAGATGCAGCTGAAGGAGGCCAAACACATCGCTGAGGAGGCTGACCGCAAATATGAAGAG GTGGCACGCAAGCTGGTCATCCTGGAGGGCGATCTGGAACGTTCCGAGGAGCGTGCAGAGGTGGCCGAAGC TCGAATCAGGCAGCTGGAGGAAGAGCTTAGAGTAATGGACCAGAATCTGAAATCCCTGATGTCCACAGAGGAAGAG TATTCACAAAAGGAGGATAAATATGAAGAAGAAATCAGAGTCcttactgaaaaactgaaagag gctGAAACCCGTGCTGAGTTTGCTGAAAGATCTGTTGCCAAACTTGAGAAGACTATTGATGACTTAGAAG ATGAAGTGTACTCTCAGAAGCTGAAGGGCAAAGCTCTCAGCGAAGAGCTGGACCTTGCGCTCAATGACATGACCACACTGTAG
- the tpm2 gene encoding tropomyosin beta chain isoform X11 — protein MAGVTSIEAVKRKIQMLQQAADDAEERAEVLQREADEERQARERAEAEVASLNRRIQLVEEELDRAQERLATALQKLEEAEKAADESERGMKVIENRATKDEEKMELQEMQLKEAKHIAEEADRKYEEVARKLVILEGDLERSEERAEVAEAKSGDLEEELKNVTNNLKSLEAQAEKYSQKEDKYEEEIRVLTEKLKEAETRAEFAERSVAKLEKTIDDLEDRFHKEVEKNRILSNELRVVLSELNG, from the exons ATGGCCGGAGTGACGTCCATCGAGGCGGTGAAGCGGAAGATCCAGATGCTGCAGCAGGCGGCGGATGATGCGGAGGAGCGGGCCGAGGTGCTGCAGAGGGAGGCGGACGAGGAGAGGCAGGCCAGGGAGCGG GCAGAGGCTGAGGTGGCCTCCCTGAACCGCCGCATCcagctggtggaggaggagtTGGACCGTGCCCAGGAGAGGCTGGCCACCGCGCtgcagaagctggaggaggccGAGAAGGCGGCTGATGAGAGCGAGAG AGGCATGAAGGTCATTGAGAACAGGGCAACCAAGGACGAGGAGAAGATGGAGCTCCAGGAGATGCAGCTGAAGGAGGCCAAACACATCGCTGAGGAGGCTGACCGCAAATATGAAGAG GTGGCACGCAAGCTGGTCATCCTGGAGGGCGATCTGGAACGTTCCGAGGAGCGTGCAGAGGTGGCCGAAGC TAAATCTGGTGACCTTGAGGAAGAGTTGAAAAATGTTACCAACAACTTGAAGTCTCTGGAGGCCCAGGCCGAGAAG TATTCACAAAAGGAGGATAAATATGAAGAAGAAATCAGAGTCcttactgaaaaactgaaagag gctGAAACCCGTGCTGAGTTTGCTGAAAGATCTGTTGCCAAACTTGAGAAGACTATTGATGACTTAGAAG ACCGATTCCACAAGGAGGTGGAGAAAAACCGAATCCTCAGTAACGAGCTGAGGGTCGTGCTCAGTGAGCTCAACGGCTGA
- the tpm2 gene encoding tropomyosin beta chain isoform X1 yields the protein MEAIKKKMQMLKLDKENAIDRAEQAEADKKGAEDKCKQLEEELLGLQKKLKGVEDELDKYSESLKDAQEKLEQAEKKATDAEAEVASLNRRIQLVEEELDRAQERLATALQKLEEAEKAADESERGMKVIENRATKDEEKMELQEMQLKEAKHIAEEADRKYEEVARKLVILEGDLERSEERAEVAEAKSGDLEEELKNVTNNLKSLEAQAEKYSQKEDKYEEEIRVLTEKLKEAETRAEFAERSVAKLEKTIDDLEDEVYSQKLKGKALSEELDLALNDMTTL from the exons ATGGAGGCCATCAAGAAGAAGATGCAGATGCTGAAGCTGGACAAGGAGAACGCGATCGACCGCGCCGAGCAAGCCGAGGCGGACAAGAAGGGCGCCGAGGACAAGTGCAAACAG CTagaggaggagctgctgggCTTGCAGAAGAAGCTGAAGGGTGTGGAGGATGAGCTGGACAAGTATTCGGAGTCCCTGAAGGATGCGcaggagaagctggagcagGCCGAGAAGAAGGCCACCGAC GCAGAGGCTGAGGTGGCCTCCCTGAACCGCCGCATCcagctggtggaggaggagtTGGACCGTGCCCAGGAGAGGCTGGCCACCGCGCtgcagaagctggaggaggccGAGAAGGCGGCTGATGAGAGCGAGAG AGGCATGAAGGTCATTGAGAACAGGGCAACCAAGGACGAGGAGAAGATGGAGCTCCAGGAGATGCAGCTGAAGGAGGCCAAACACATCGCTGAGGAGGCTGACCGCAAATATGAAGAG GTGGCACGCAAGCTGGTCATCCTGGAGGGCGATCTGGAACGTTCCGAGGAGCGTGCAGAGGTGGCCGAAGC TAAATCTGGTGACCTTGAGGAAGAGTTGAAAAATGTTACCAACAACTTGAAGTCTCTGGAGGCCCAGGCCGAGAAG TATTCACAAAAGGAGGATAAATATGAAGAAGAAATCAGAGTCcttactgaaaaactgaaagag gctGAAACCCGTGCTGAGTTTGCTGAAAGATCTGTTGCCAAACTTGAGAAGACTATTGATGACTTAGAAG ATGAAGTGTACTCTCAGAAGCTGAAGGGCAAAGCTCTCAGCGAAGAGCTGGACCTTGCGCTCAATGACATGACCACACTGTAG
- the LOC108929942 gene encoding gamma-secretase subunit Aph-1b-like, translated as MPVAVFFGCAFIAFGPALALFVFTIAREPLRVIILIAGAFFWLLSLLLSSLVWFIAVKASNPENVSLQKGLLIFGAVFSVVLQEVFRFAYYRLLRKANEGLAAISEENLSPISVQQMAYVAGLGFGIMSGAFSMINILSDSLGPGTVGIYGDSQYYFITSAFMTMAMTLLHTFWGVVFFDGCEKRRWWVIAAVAALHLLVSGLSFLNPSYEGSLPPAYVIMVLMAAWAFFSSGGSLQTLTQVWMCKKNGVDSS; from the exons ATGCCCGTGGCCGTGTTCTTCGGGTGCGCCTTCATCGCCTTCGGGCCCGCGCTCGCGCTCTTTGTGTTCACGATCGCGCGGGAGCCGCTGCGCGTCATCATCCTCATCGCCGG ggCATTTTTCTGGCTGCTTTCACTGTTGCTCTCATCCCTCGTGTGGTTCATCGCAGTGAAAGCCAGCAACCCAGAGAACGTGTCATTGCAGAAGGGCCTGCTCATATTTGGGGCCGTGTTTTCTGTGGTTCTGCAGGAGGTCTTCCGCTTTGCGTACTACCGGCTGCTGAG GAAAGCCAATGAAGGACTAGCAGCCATCAGTGAGGAGAACCTGTCCCCCATCTCTGTCCAGCAGATGGCTTACG TTGCTGGACTTGGCTTTGGCATTATGAGTGGCGCTTTCTCCATGATCAACATTCTGTCGGACTCCCTAGGCCCAGGCACGGTGGGCATCTACGGAGACTCGCAGTATTACTTCATCACCTCAG CCTTCATGACCATGGCGATGACGTTGCTGCACACCTTCTGGGGCGTGGTGTTCTTTGACGGCTGTGAGAAGAGGCGCTGGTGGGTGATTGCTGCCGTGGCGGCACTGCACCTGCTTGTGTCAGGACTG TCTTTCCTAAACCCCAGCTATGAGGGCAGCCTGCCCCCTGCCTATGTGATCATGGTGCTGATGGCTGCGTGGGCCTTCTTCAGCTCCGGAGGGTCTTTACAGACCCTGACACAAGTCTGGATGT gtaaaaaaaatggtgtggatTCCTCCTAA
- the tpm2 gene encoding tropomyosin beta chain isoform X8 → MAGVTSIEAVKRKIQMLQQAADDAEERAEVLQREADEERQARERAEAEVASLNRRIQLVEEELDRAQERLATALQKLEEAEKAADESERGMKVIENRATKDEEKMELQEMQLKEAKHIAEEADRKYEEVARKLVILEGDLERSEERAEVAEARIRQLEEELRVMDQNLKSLMSTEEEYSQKEDKYEEEIRVLTEKLKEAETRAEFAERSVAKLEKTIDDLEEKLAQGKEENVRLHQVLDQTLQELNNL, encoded by the exons ATGGCCGGAGTGACGTCCATCGAGGCGGTGAAGCGGAAGATCCAGATGCTGCAGCAGGCGGCGGATGATGCGGAGGAGCGGGCCGAGGTGCTGCAGAGGGAGGCGGACGAGGAGAGGCAGGCCAGGGAGCGG GCAGAGGCTGAGGTGGCCTCCCTGAACCGCCGCATCcagctggtggaggaggagtTGGACCGTGCCCAGGAGAGGCTGGCCACCGCGCtgcagaagctggaggaggccGAGAAGGCGGCTGATGAGAGCGAGAG AGGCATGAAGGTCATTGAGAACAGGGCAACCAAGGACGAGGAGAAGATGGAGCTCCAGGAGATGCAGCTGAAGGAGGCCAAACACATCGCTGAGGAGGCTGACCGCAAATATGAAGAG GTGGCACGCAAGCTGGTCATCCTGGAGGGCGATCTGGAACGTTCCGAGGAGCGTGCAGAGGTGGCCGAAGC TCGAATCAGGCAGCTGGAGGAAGAGCTTAGAGTAATGGACCAGAATCTGAAATCCCTGATGTCCACAGAGGAAGAG TATTCACAAAAGGAGGATAAATATGAAGAAGAAATCAGAGTCcttactgaaaaactgaaagag gctGAAACCCGTGCTGAGTTTGCTGAAAGATCTGTTGCCAAACTTGAGAAGACTATTGATGACTTAGAAG AGAAACTGGCCCAAGGTAAAGAGGAGAACGTACGATTACACCAGGTGTTGGACCAGACCCTGCAGGAACTAAACAATTTATAA